The following coding sequences lie in one Mycobacterium sp. 050128 genomic window:
- a CDS encoding cytochrome P450, with amino-acid sequence MTNTIPELDLADLPMSVDRGTGWAALRDAGPVVLSDGWYALTRRDDVLAALRNPNVFSSQKAFEVVGSPLPLVPAAFDPPEHTRFRKILQPFFSPHALAAILPSIQAQAIGIIDAIPARAECEVMADLATPYPSQVFLTLFGLPLQDRERLHKHWGFGGGPHRCVGSHLARMEMNVVVTEWLRRIASFELAPGYRPEIIWPSPTCTLPRLPLRILATESS; translated from the coding sequence ATGACCAACACCATTCCGGAGCTCGACCTCGCCGACTTGCCCATGTCTGTCGACCGGGGCACCGGCTGGGCCGCATTGCGGGACGCCGGCCCGGTGGTATTGAGCGACGGCTGGTATGCGCTGACCCGCCGCGACGATGTACTCGCGGCGCTGCGCAACCCGAATGTGTTCTCGTCCCAGAAGGCGTTCGAAGTCGTCGGCAGCCCGCTGCCGCTGGTACCGGCGGCGTTCGATCCGCCGGAACACACGCGGTTCCGAAAGATCCTGCAGCCGTTCTTCAGTCCCCATGCACTGGCCGCGATACTCCCATCGATCCAGGCACAGGCGATCGGCATCATCGACGCGATCCCGGCACGCGCCGAGTGCGAAGTGATGGCCGACCTCGCGACTCCGTATCCCTCCCAGGTCTTCCTGACGCTATTCGGCCTGCCCCTGCAGGACCGCGAGCGACTGCACAAGCACTGGGGTTTCGGCGGCGGTCCCCATCGTTGCGTGGGTTCACATCTGGCCAGGATGGAAATGAACGTCGTCGTGACCGAATGGTTGCGTCGCATAGCGTCTTTCGAGCTCGCGCCCGGGTACCGACCAGAGATTATCTGGCCATCCCCCACGTGCACCCTGCCCCGACTGCCGCTGCGGATTCTCGCGACGGAGTCATCATGA